A genome region from Thermomonospora amylolytica includes the following:
- a CDS encoding ferredoxin, producing the protein MRVKVDPLVCEANGVCVGLAPEVFDLDDDDRLHILQPVPSADQVDRVRHAVRSCPKAALTLDE; encoded by the coding sequence ATGCGAGTGAAAGTCGACCCCCTGGTCTGCGAGGCCAACGGCGTCTGCGTCGGGCTGGCCCCCGAGGTGTTCGACCTGGACGACGACGACCGGCTGCACATCCTGCAACCGGTTCCCTCCGCCGACCAGGTGGACCGGGTACGGCACGCGGTGCGGTCCTGCCCCAAGGCCGCGCTCACGCTGGACGAGTAA